The Arachis hypogaea cultivar Tifrunner chromosome 19, arahy.Tifrunner.gnm2.J5K5, whole genome shotgun sequence genome has a window encoding:
- the LOC112780099 gene encoding probable pectinesterase 53 → MAVKTRFQVIMMMITVFLLSSLCITLGTKLKVVGGSGPDLRLRDAESNKVRITVSQDGAGDFKTVTDAVNSIPQWNNRRFILYIAPGIYREKIMIPRTLPFVTFLGDASDPPTITGNDTASILGRNGKPIGTFQSATVAVDANYFLAINIKFENRAAHWIGRRGEQGVALRISGTKAAFYNCTFYGAQDTLYDHKGLHYFNNCLIQGSVDFIFGSGRSLYENCYLNSTTRKVASITAQKRTNSSMESGFSFKNCTVTGSGQVFLGRAWGDYSTVVFSYTFMDKIVLSQGWSDWGDQKRDLRVYYGEYKCSGPGANLTGRVPWARMLTDEEAKPFIGIQFIEGDSWLISP, encoded by the exons ATGGCTGTCAAAACCCGTTTCCAAGTGATTATGATGATGATCACTGTGTTCCTTCTTTCATCTTTATGCATCACTTTGGGAACCAAATTAAAAGTTGTTGGAGGTAGTGGTCCAGATTTAAGGCTTAGAGATGCTGAGAGTAACAAAGTTAGAATAACGGTAAGTCAAGACGGTGCTGGTGACTTCAAGACCGTTACAGATGCTGTTAATAGCATCCCTCAATGGAACAATAGGAGATTCATTCTGTACATTGCACCAGGTATTTATAG GGAGAAGATAATGATCCCAAGAACGCTTCCTTTTGTTACATTCTTAGGGGATGCTAGTGATCCACCAACCATTACAGGGAATGATACAGCTTCTATCCTTGGAAGAAATGGAAAACCAATTGGCACTTTCCAGAGTGCAACAGTTGCTGTCGACGCTAACTATTTTCTTGCCATCAACATCAAATTTGAG AACAGAGCTGCACACTGGATTGGAAGGAGAGGGGAACAAGGAGTGGCGCTTCGAATTTCAGGGACCAAAGCTGCATTTTACAATTGCACATTCTATGGCGCTCAGGACACATTATATGATCACAAAGGCCTTCATTACTTCAACAATTGCCTCATTCAAGGTTCTGTTGATTTCATCTTTGGCTCTGGCAGGTCTCTTTACGAG AACTGCTATCTAAATTCCACAACAAGGAAGGTGGCTTCCATCACAGCTCAAAAGCGAACAAATTCATCAATGGAAAGTGGATTTTCGTTCAAAAACTGCACAGTCACAGGGAGTGGCCAAGTTTTTCTTGGACGAGCCTGGGGCGATTATTCAACGGTTGTTTTCTCTTACACCTTCATGGACAAAATTGTCCTTTCACAAGGATGGAGTGACTGGGGTGATCAAAAGCGCGACTT GAGAGTATATTATGGAGAATACAAGTGTAGTGGCCCTGGGGCTAATTTGACTGGAAGAGTACCATGGGCAAGGATGCTTACAGATGAAGAGGCCAAGCCCTTCATTGGGATTCAATTCATTGAAGGAGATTCTTGGCTCATCAGCCCCTGA